From the genome of Pseudomonas helvetica:
CCGTGACGGAGCAAAGCAGAGAATCAGATCTATCTTATCTTGCTGAAGCAATTGCCTGGCCAACTCCGCTGCCATTTTCGTCTTGCCAGCACCGGGAGTTGCTTGGCAAAAAAAATGAGGTTGCTGGGTGAAGTGCTGCATAGCCAACGTAATGCAGTCGTGCTGCCATACCCTGAGAGTGGAGTTCATGTGGCAGAAATCGCCTTAAGCGTATTCTCGATTGCACGAACGTGACCAAGTAGCTTTGAACTCCTGTCACGGACTTCTATATATACCCCTTCAAGACGCCCCTTCAGATGTGGGATCTCCTCAAACAACTGCTTGTAGCGCTCGGTCTCGCCCAAGGATGAGAGCAGATCAAGCCGGGTCTCCTTCAGCATCACTTGAAGGCGGGCTTGGTCGTCTTGCTCTTCCCTTGGGTTAGACGAAGGGCATGGTCTTTCTCTTCCCTCATCTGCGAGAACATCCAGCGAATCGACGCTCTTGGAGAAGTTCCCATCTACCAGTACGAGCTGCAGCCGTTGCGGCATATCCAACAAACGAAACACTTGCCCCCGCTTCTGGCGCTGCTCTGCCGTCTCCGCCCAGCCAACGCGAACTAGCCTGCGGATTTGTTCATAAACATAGACGCGCACATCCGCGAGCCGAAAGCTTGAGGGAGGAAGGAGAGCTGCATACGCGTCTCTCAACTGGCGGGTCGTGAATTCCTCAGAAAAATGCTCGCAAAGCAGAGAATGGAGCTGCCTGTCGAATTCGAATAAATCTTGTTTCATGCAGGCGCCTCAATGATCTTTAACAAAAATACGGATTATAGTCCGTGGCCGATTCGTCCGCAAACGCTCGATAGTCTTTCCTCATGTGTGTCGAGGCGGCTATGGGGAATCTGGCGAAAGAATTGGGGAAAAAGATCAGGCAAGCGAGAAAAGCAAAAGGTCTATCGCAAGACGTCTTCGCTCTGATTTGCCAAGTTGACCGAAGCTACATGGGCCGAATTGAGCGGGGCGAAGTCAATATTACGGTCGAAAAGTTATACCAAATTGCCGAAAGCCTGGAATGTGGCCCAGCAGACCTATTACCGTAGAAAATATTTAAAAGATCATATTAGACAACACAACACTTAACCGCTGCATAAAATTGAATCACCCTGGTTGTCTAGGACTTCTTAAACACTTGTATTTCCTCAGGCCTCTTCTTAACTAAAGCATAGAGATCTAGATTTGGAATATCATTCGCGTTCAAAAGCATTCTTTCAATCATTCGTAATTGCTCCGCATTATTTTTTTTCAGCACCTCAACCTCAGCCTTTAAGTGCTCTATCTGTTTATCCAACTTCACATCAGAAGCCGTAATTTTTGTATAGAGCGAAGGTGATACACCTCGAAGTTGCGCTTTTTTGTTTTTGTACGATGTACTTATACCCACATAAGTGCATAGAGTTTGTCTTGTAGTTTTTATTGCGAGTTCAAGCTCAACCTTTGTCACTAGCGCATCCCAAGTAAGCTTACCTTTCCACTTGATCAGCATAATCTCTATCTTACGTTGCGCCTGGGCAGATATTTTTGGTTCCACCACGTCATACCTCCTTATCAGACAGTCCGAAAGACGAAAAAAGAGAGCGTAGCTGAGGATTGGTATCTGCCGTAGCGTTCATACCTTCATCTTCAATCAAACTTTTCAGGCGTGCCTCAAAATTTGGGAGGGCACACGCAACCCTTTTTATGGCCATCGTATCTAAATCGATCAATTTGAATTCAGAGTCTTTGTTCGAGTAACGAATTGTCGTACCTGCGGAACAACTTCTCATCAAATCAATCAACATTGAAAGGACATGAACATTTCGAGAATGTATAACATACCATTTTTTCATTGCTTGAGATGAGGATAGACGAAGATCCTCTGCCACGGACTCTAGCCTCACAACTTGAAACGATAGATCTTTCTCAAACAACTCTATAGCATTTACATCGCCGGCAATGTGACAAGTCTCTGGACATAGAAAGCACTGGGAGACGAAATCATTCAAATAATTGCATGGAGTCACATTTAGATTTTGAGTACAAAGCCCCGTGGAAGTAAGCGACGCCGGTAGGTTTGTAGCTTTAGTAAGCTGCTCTTGAGAGACCACCCTAATATAACGATTGTCGATATCGGGCGGATTCATTATCGCACTCACCCGGCCTGCCTTCTCGTCGTCGCCCGTATGGATATAAGTATGAGTTTGCTCAGAATTTTTTCTACCAGACCAAGCAGTTATTATTTCTACCGGGATACGACTTAAATCCGCAAGGGTATTGGATAAGTGTCGCAAACTATGCGGGGACAGCGTTAAATCTGAGGAAAATCCGTAACTTTGAAAAATTGACCTTATGTTTCGATTAAGGCCAATTCGAGATGACACCGAGCTCCCTAGAGATGCGAGAGGTACTACTGAATACTTCGACTTTTGAAATATTTTCCCACCGGTGCCTCCTTTCGATGATTTCCCATAAAGCCAGCTTCCCAAGCAGCAAAACATTGCATTTTTTATATTGATACTTGACTCGCCGCTAGAAAATGAAAGTGGAAACTCTGGAAGAATATTTTCCTTGTAAAAAGAAATCCACCAATTTTGAACCTCTCCTACTGTGACAGTGATTTTATCGATAAATACCCTAGGCATATTAGAGTATCCGAATAATAGCGGTAGCGCGGACAAAGAGGCAGAATCAGTATATGATACAGATAACCGATCATCAGGTCGCAAAGACCAAATTTGTTTCATTTCAAAGCACTGACTTCTTTTAGTCCGGTTAATGGAAGTCAGATCAACACCTTCTTTCAGCACCGGAACGCATTGATTAATTCCATAAAATCCTAACGCATAACCCAACGTGAAAAGATTGGGTTGCTGGGTCAAAGACAAATTGTGCTTTAGTTCTGGCGCAACTTCGAACTCTCCGAGCAGTCGGCTCAAGCTTTGGTTAGGCTTTTCGTAATACCTACATAACACTCTTGCCGGTTCACATGCCTTAAAAAAGTAATTCGTAGC
Proteins encoded in this window:
- a CDS encoding helix-turn-helix domain-containing protein; amino-acid sequence: MGNLAKELGKKIRQARKAKGLSQDVFALICQVDRSYMGRIERGEVNITVEKLYQIAESLECGPADLLP